CGGAGAAAAATTTAGGCAGACTTCATAATTTTCTAAGAGATAAGCTATACCCTGGTGCAGCCGGATATATTGCACAGACCGAACAGGCAAAAGAGATCTGCCTGAAACACGGGTGGAACCATAACGTGAAGGTGATTGGGAACCCCGTGAGAAATGTGAAACCGAATCCCGAAATTGAGAAAGAAAACATTGTGCTGACCGTAGGGCGGCTGATCCGTACAAAACATGTGGATCATTTGATTGAGATTTTTACGTCAATCGACAAACCGGGGTGGAAACTTTTGATTGTGGGAGGAGATGCTAAAAAGCAGGATCTTTCTGAAGAGCTTCAAAAACAGATCGATGAGCTGAACATGAACAACCGAATTTTTTTGGAGGGACAGCAAAAAGATGTGGACCGCTATTATAACCGGAGCAAAATCTTCGCTTTTACCTCCAGTTCAGAAGGGTTTCCCAACGCAATCGGCGAAGCCCTCTCGGCCGGCCTGCCGGTAGTAGCTTACGACTGTGTGGCCGGTCCATCGGATATGATTGCGGATGGTGAAAACGGGTATCTGGTGCCGCTCTTTGATAAAGAAGAGTTTAAACGAAAACTGACAAAGCTGATGGACAGTGATACGTTAAGGAAGTCATTCAGCAACAAAAGTGATATAAAGATACAAGCTTTTGGTGAGATGGAAATCGTTGAGGAGTTCTATGGATTTATAATGCATGAATCGTCAATAAGCAATTATTCTTAAAAAATTATAACTACCGGGCAGACCGCGGTATTGCACATCGTAAGAATGTTATAATTTTAGATAAGATAAAATAGCCGCATCTTAAGTCTTTAATTTTTAGGGTGTCAATTCATAGCAACTCATGAATCCAAAAATAAGTATAGTAACGATAGCATATAATAATGCCGCTGATATTCGGCCAACTTTAGAATCAGTTGTCAATCAAACCTACGATAATATAGAATATGTTGTAGTGGATGGAGATTCATCAGATGGTACTGTAGAAATTATTAATGAGTATAAATCCGGG
Above is a genomic segment from Rhodohalobacter sp. SW132 containing:
- a CDS encoding glycosyltransferase — encoded protein: MKRICLVIHSLGIGGMERVMSLLANNFSERRDSEVHLVLIGKKRQISYPLSENVVVHRPEFTFNNSRRTIDTLRTMRFLRAEVKAIDPDTVLSFGEMWNNLVLLSLFGLQYPVYVSERSQPEKNLGRLHNFLRDKLYPGAAGYIAQTEQAKEICLKHGWNHNVKVIGNPVRNVKPNPEIEKENIVLTVGRLIRTKHVDHLIEIFTSIDKPGWKLLIVGGDAKKQDLSEELQKQIDELNMNNRIFLEGQQKDVDRYYNRSKIFAFTSSSEGFPNAIGEALSAGLPVVAYDCVAGPSDMIADGENGYLVPLFDKEEFKRKLTKLMDSDTLRKSFSNKSDIKIQAFGEMEIVEEFYGFIMHESSISNYS